A region from the Fundidesulfovibrio putealis DSM 16056 genome encodes:
- a CDS encoding transketolase family protein, with protein MRKACLEMVHELAKADERVMFIGSDLGAGSLDAMRAEMPGRFLMEGISEQALLGMAAGLAMEGRVVYLNTIGVFLARRAFEQIYLDLCLHKAKVRLIGSGGGLVYSPLGPTHMAVEDLSSLRSLPGLSILAPCDAQQMRALMPQTLDQDGPVYIRLAKGGDRVVSTLAAPAQYGKASMLREGGEVLFVTTGIAARIALDAADMLAGGGVSATVLHCHTVKPLDREAILDAASRARAVVSIEEGVLSGGLGGAVAELLAEAQFIPPALHRMGLPDEPSGHYGSQDELLEHFGLTPARAAEAARALLSGPRARRS; from the coding sequence ATGCGTAAGGCCTGCCTGGAAATGGTTCATGAGCTGGCCAAGGCCGACGAGCGCGTCATGTTCATCGGCTCCGACCTGGGCGCGGGGTCCCTGGACGCCATGCGCGCCGAGATGCCCGGGCGGTTCCTGATGGAAGGCATAAGCGAGCAGGCCTTGCTGGGCATGGCCGCCGGGCTGGCCATGGAGGGGCGCGTCGTCTACCTCAACACCATAGGGGTCTTCCTGGCGCGGCGCGCCTTCGAGCAGATCTACCTGGACCTCTGCCTGCACAAGGCCAAGGTCCGCCTGATCGGCAGCGGGGGCGGGCTCGTCTATTCCCCCCTCGGCCCCACGCACATGGCCGTGGAGGACCTGTCCAGCCTGCGCTCCCTGCCGGGGCTCAGCATCCTGGCGCCGTGCGACGCGCAGCAGATGCGCGCCCTCATGCCCCAGACACTCGACCAGGACGGGCCAGTCTACATCCGCCTGGCCAAGGGGGGGGACAGGGTCGTCAGCACGCTGGCCGCTCCTGCGCAGTACGGCAAGGCCAGCATGCTGCGCGAGGGCGGCGAGGTCCTCTTCGTCACCACCGGGATCGCCGCGCGCATCGCCCTGGACGCGGCGGACATGCTGGCGGGCGGCGGCGTGAGCGCAACCGTGCTGCACTGCCACACGGTGAAACCCCTGGACCGGGAGGCCATCCTCGACGCGGCCAGCCGGGCGCGGGCCGTGGTCTCAATCGAGGAAGGCGTTCTCTCGGGCGGTCTGGGCGGGGCGGTGGCGGAGCTCCTGGCCGAAGCGCAGTTCATTCCCCCCGCGCTTCATCGCATGGGGCTTCCCGACGAGCCGTCCGGGCATTACGGCTCCCAGGACGAGCTGCTGGAGCATTTCGGGCTTACGCCCGCCCGCGCGGCGGAAGCGGCCCGGGCGCTACTGTCCGGCCCGCGCGCCAGGAGGTCCTGA
- a CDS encoding class I SAM-dependent methyltransferase, which yields MKTCRLCRGERFEEVLDLGRLPVAHALLSSPEEPVALVHPLALHVCLDCGLSQILDPVPPEKLYLDYNYCFSSWKPQPHGADEAAMLSTGAMAGPVVEIACNDGLFLDELRRRGCADLVGVEPNPVAANEAERRGHRVYRSMLDAKLCRTLVGTHGLFKAVAARQVLEHVEDPHAFLACVASLLEPGAELLLDVPDSEPAFSMGDASCMWEEHITYFTRRTLRALLEANGFGLVEERNFNFSGTALTVLARKNSTTPGHESGEALGRADVLSSGSGSGSAHASYSDPESVALARQFGTRAALYAARLKALLARAKEKGAAVALYGAGCRGATLLGGFDLAGLVEAVIDDQPQRQGKFMPYGAVPILPLDWLRQRGGRSLVLLAVNNENEATVQARLAETLQTPYVSLSVLSPADFHAALDRAEVAVEAWQKDRPS from the coding sequence GTGAAAACATGCAGATTGTGCCGGGGGGAGCGTTTCGAGGAAGTCCTGGACCTGGGGCGGTTGCCCGTGGCGCACGCCCTTCTCTCCAGCCCGGAGGAGCCCGTGGCCCTGGTGCATCCCCTGGCGCTGCACGTCTGCCTGGATTGCGGCCTCTCCCAGATACTGGACCCTGTCCCGCCCGAAAAGCTCTACCTGGACTACAACTACTGCTTCAGTTCCTGGAAGCCTCAGCCACACGGCGCGGATGAGGCGGCCATGCTCTCGACCGGTGCCATGGCGGGGCCGGTTGTTGAGATTGCCTGCAACGATGGCCTGTTCCTGGACGAACTGAGGCGGCGCGGGTGCGCGGATCTGGTGGGGGTGGAGCCCAACCCCGTTGCAGCGAACGAAGCGGAGCGGCGCGGGCACCGGGTGTACCGGAGCATGCTCGATGCAAAGCTCTGCCGGACGCTGGTTGGCACGCATGGCCTTTTCAAAGCCGTGGCGGCGCGCCAGGTGCTGGAGCACGTGGAGGACCCCCACGCCTTTCTCGCCTGCGTGGCCTCCCTGCTGGAGCCGGGAGCCGAGCTGCTGCTGGACGTGCCGGACTCCGAACCGGCTTTTAGCATGGGGGACGCCAGCTGCATGTGGGAGGAGCACATCACGTACTTCACCCGGCGCACGCTGCGCGCCCTGCTGGAGGCCAACGGCTTCGGGTTGGTCGAGGAACGCAATTTCAATTTCAGCGGCACGGCCCTGACCGTGCTGGCCAGGAAAAACAGCACCACACCCGGCCACGAGTCCGGAGAAGCTCTGGGCCGTGCAGACGTGTTGTCGTCCGGCAGCGGCTCAGGCAGCGCTCACGCCTCGTACTCCGACCCGGAAAGCGTTGCCCTGGCCAGGCAGTTCGGCACAAGGGCCGCGCTCTACGCGGCGCGCCTCAAGGCGCTGCTGGCGCGCGCCAAGGAGAAGGGCGCCGCCGTGGCCCTCTACGGCGCGGGATGCCGGGGAGCCACCCTCCTGGGAGGCTTCGACCTCGCCGGACTGGTGGAAGCAGTCATCGACGACCAGCCGCAACGCCAGGGCAAGTTCATGCCGTACGGCGCAGTTCCCATCCTTCCCCTGGACTGGCTCAGGCAGCGCGGGGGCAGGTCCCTGGTCCTGCTTGCCGTGAACAACGAGAACGAGGCTACGGTGCAGGCGCGGCTGGCCGAGACGCTGCAAACGCCCTACGTGAGCCTGTCGGTTCTTTCCCCGGCGGATTTCCACGCCGCCCTGGACAGGGCGGAAGTTGCGGTCGAAGCATGGCAAAAGGACAGGCCGTCTTAA
- a CDS encoding radical SAM protein, translating into MAIKYTKLKAFHFPDVVGALPRESGQVHAPLHIRFKPTNVCSHNCRYCAYRAANLQLGQDMDPRATVSRGKMLELVEDFTSMGVKAVTFSGGGDPFCWPHLAECVRGLAAGGVKTASLTNGALLRGEAAEALAEHGSWLRVSMDGWDADSYAAYRGVGRNEFAKVLANMEAFKRLGGSCFLGVSLVIDKDNAPYIYDLTARLRDVGVDSVKYGPCIISNDAAENNAYHAPILTEVKLQAERAKNELAGPDFEIFDSYHLLDEKFTKPYTWCPYLQLLTVVGADLNVYSCQDKAYNLGCGLLGSIRERRFRDFWMDGKDKFFTIDPSRHCSHHCVANGKNSLVLEFLEADRDHLAFV; encoded by the coding sequence ATGGCCATCAAATACACGAAACTCAAGGCCTTCCATTTTCCCGACGTAGTGGGGGCGTTGCCGCGCGAATCAGGTCAGGTCCACGCGCCCCTGCACATACGGTTCAAGCCGACCAACGTCTGCTCCCACAACTGCCGCTACTGCGCCTACCGCGCGGCGAACCTGCAACTGGGCCAGGACATGGACCCCAGGGCCACGGTCTCGCGCGGGAAGATGCTGGAACTGGTCGAAGACTTTACCAGCATGGGGGTCAAGGCCGTGACCTTTTCCGGAGGGGGCGACCCCTTCTGCTGGCCCCATCTGGCGGAGTGCGTGCGCGGGCTGGCCGCCGGGGGCGTGAAGACCGCCTCCCTGACCAACGGCGCGCTGCTGCGCGGCGAAGCCGCCGAGGCCCTCGCCGAACATGGGTCGTGGCTGCGGGTCTCCATGGACGGCTGGGACGCGGACAGCTACGCGGCCTACCGGGGGGTGGGCCGCAACGAGTTCGCTAAGGTGCTCGCGAACATGGAGGCCTTCAAGCGCCTCGGGGGCTCCTGTTTCCTGGGGGTGAGCCTGGTGATCGACAAGGACAACGCGCCCTATATTTACGACCTGACCGCTAGGCTGCGGGACGTGGGGGTGGATTCCGTGAAGTACGGCCCCTGCATCATCAGCAACGACGCGGCAGAGAACAACGCCTACCACGCCCCCATCCTCACCGAGGTGAAGCTCCAGGCCGAGCGCGCCAAAAACGAGCTGGCCGGGCCGGATTTCGAGATATTCGACAGCTACCACCTGCTGGACGAGAAGTTCACCAAACCCTACACGTGGTGTCCGTACCTGCAGTTGCTCACCGTGGTCGGGGCGGACCTGAACGTCTATTCCTGCCAGGACAAGGCCTACAACCTCGGCTGCGGACTTCTGGGCTCCATCAGGGAGAGGCGTTTCCGGGACTTCTGGATGGACGGGAAGGACAAGTTCTTCACGATAGACCCCTCACGCCATTGCTCGCACCACTGCGTGGCCAACGGCAAGAACAGCCTCGTGCTGGAGTTCCTGGAAGCCGACCGGGACCATCTGGCCTTCGTGTGA
- a CDS encoding transketolase: protein MSAEPIRLDARSLELRRVLLGTLACAGRGHVGPSLSLMEILRVLYDGVLRYDPALPRWAGRDRMILSKGHGCLALFVLLADKGFFPKSELERFCRFDGILGGHPDPKVPGVEAYTGSLGHGLPLGLGMALHARLAGLSQRVFVVMGDGECQEGSVWEAALHAAKHGLSNLCVVVDANSQQSYGPVEEVCPLEPLAAKWEAFGFRVREVDGHDVPALESAFAALPFDAGRPSALICRTVKGCGIPPAENNPAWHHKSRLDDQQCASLAEAMEKCHA, encoded by the coding sequence GTGAGCGCCGAACCAATCCGCCTGGATGCCCGCTCCCTGGAACTGCGTCGCGTGCTGCTGGGCACGCTGGCCTGTGCGGGAAGGGGGCACGTGGGACCGTCTTTGTCGCTGATGGAGATCCTGCGCGTGCTCTACGACGGCGTGCTGCGTTACGACCCGGCCCTGCCCAGGTGGGCGGGACGCGACAGGATGATCCTGTCCAAGGGGCACGGCTGCCTGGCGCTGTTCGTGCTTCTTGCGGACAAAGGATTCTTCCCCAAGAGCGAGCTTGAGCGTTTCTGCCGCTTCGACGGGATTCTCGGAGGCCACCCCGATCCCAAGGTGCCAGGCGTGGAGGCCTACACCGGCAGCCTGGGGCACGGCCTGCCCCTTGGGCTGGGCATGGCGCTTCACGCCAGGCTGGCCGGTCTTTCCCAGCGGGTTTTCGTGGTGATGGGGGACGGCGAATGCCAGGAGGGCTCCGTGTGGGAGGCCGCGCTGCACGCCGCCAAGCATGGGCTCTCCAACCTCTGCGTGGTGGTGGACGCCAATTCCCAGCAGTCCTACGGCCCGGTGGAGGAGGTCTGCCCGCTGGAGCCGCTGGCCGCCAAGTGGGAAGCCTTCGGGTTCCGCGTCCGCGAGGTGGACGGACACGACGTCCCCGCCCTGGAGAGCGCCTTCGCCGCCCTGCCGTTCGACGCCGGACGCCCCAGTGCACTCATCTGCCGCACTGTGAAGGGCTGCGGCATCCCCCCGGCGGAGAACAACCCCGCCTGGCACCACAAGAGCAGGCTCGACGACCAGCAGTGCGCGTCCCTCGCCGAGGCCATGGAGAAATGTCATGCGTAA
- a CDS encoding TIGR04372 family glycosyltransferase encodes MTPGNILRQAARAAEHALFVALALLMRLVRPLALVRVGKVATGRIGHFAADCELYLCQRELGLAPKRCIDLFHPEEFVSNQALLAMLRRNMTIHPLFRKLDEANRTLPGWERHTVDIFRKSRDVECLLSRTTARTSFTQEEEARGRQTLRKLGVPHDSPFIALYGRDSAYLASTFPSWDWSYHDYRDMDVADFKPCAAALAQEGYHVVRMGSQVKEPLEHESPKVVDYATSGHRDEFADIYLSAKCRFFIGVPGGIVALPMIHRVPTLYVNFIPLEYIQAWNPYDMFIPKKLWCEKKERLLTFGEILGSGLGRQLMSQAYVGNGVRVVNNTPEELRDAALEMDQRMKGSWEDTLEDKEMQRAFWGLFKASELNACFNARIASSFLRANTELVR; translated from the coding sequence GTGACTCCGGGGAATATCCTGCGCCAGGCCGCACGCGCCGCAGAGCATGCGCTCTTCGTGGCCCTGGCCCTGTTGATGCGGCTTGTCCGGCCCCTGGCGTTGGTCCGCGTCGGCAAGGTCGCCACGGGGCGCATCGGCCACTTCGCGGCGGACTGTGAGCTCTACCTCTGCCAGCGCGAGCTGGGGCTCGCCCCGAAGCGGTGCATCGACCTCTTCCATCCGGAGGAGTTCGTCTCCAACCAGGCCCTGCTGGCCATGCTGCGCAGGAATATGACCATCCATCCGCTGTTCAGGAAGCTCGACGAGGCCAACCGGACCCTGCCGGGCTGGGAGCGGCACACGGTGGACATCTTCCGCAAATCGCGCGACGTGGAGTGCCTGCTCTCGCGCACCACCGCGCGCACCTCCTTCACGCAAGAAGAGGAGGCGCGGGGCCGCCAGACCCTCCGGAAGCTCGGCGTGCCGCACGACAGCCCCTTCATTGCGCTCTACGGCAGGGACAGCGCGTACCTTGCCTCCACGTTCCCCTCGTGGGACTGGAGCTACCACGACTACCGGGACATGGACGTGGCCGACTTCAAGCCCTGCGCAGCCGCGCTGGCGCAGGAAGGCTATCACGTGGTCCGCATGGGTTCGCAGGTGAAGGAGCCCCTGGAGCATGAATCGCCGAAGGTGGTCGATTACGCCACCTCCGGGCATCGCGACGAGTTCGCGGACATCTACCTGAGCGCCAAATGCCGCTTCTTCATCGGCGTGCCGGGGGGGATCGTCGCTCTGCCCATGATCCACCGGGTCCCGACGCTCTACGTGAACTTCATCCCGCTGGAATACATCCAGGCCTGGAACCCCTACGACATGTTCATCCCCAAGAAGCTCTGGTGCGAGAAAAAAGAGCGCTTGCTCACCTTCGGGGAGATTCTCGGTTCAGGGCTGGGCAGGCAGCTCATGTCCCAGGCCTACGTCGGAAACGGCGTCCGCGTCGTTAACAACACCCCGGAAGAGCTGCGCGACGCCGCCCTGGAGATGGATCAACGCATGAAGGGGAGCTGGGAGGACACGCTGGAGGATAAGGAGATGCAACGGGCTTTCTGGGGTCTCTTCAAGGCCAGCGAACTGAACGCCTGCTTCAACGCCCGCATCGCGTCGTCATTTCTGAGGGCCAACACTGAGCTTGTCCGCTAG
- a CDS encoding class I SAM-dependent methyltransferase: MPDNAAARPRRPFVDFYGEHAVSPVAQDISDLEKHLRRRNALYMHLGLPPAWVRNLSVIEFGPGGGHNALHTLRLGPRRYVLVDANPAGLASVQQLLAAGIESGVVEIARSLIEEYDSAERFDLVLCEGVIPGQLDPSAFLRRVARFARPGGVVVATCADSVSYCPEILRRVMADLIAPPTLPMEQRLSALLPVFSPHLATLEGMSRPHEDWIIDNLLQPLIGKYFSILEAIEALHPEFDIHGSSPRFITDWRWYKSLHADPPQFNHAAALACMASMHNFLDHSILTAPRDPQSNRPMMETCDAIFEAYLGFQNSADPSAATGILALTRTLCGHVWEFSESTAGAFEDFARWLETFLDTGRNIDHGRFAPLFGRGQQYLSFIRCGQ, translated from the coding sequence ATGCCTGATAACGCAGCAGCCCGGCCCCGCAGACCCTTCGTGGACTTTTACGGAGAGCACGCGGTGTCCCCCGTGGCCCAGGACATCTCGGACCTGGAAAAGCACCTGCGCAGGCGCAACGCCCTGTACATGCACCTTGGCCTCCCCCCGGCCTGGGTCCGCAACCTGAGCGTCATCGAGTTCGGACCCGGCGGCGGGCACAACGCCCTGCACACCCTGAGGCTTGGCCCCAGACGCTACGTGCTGGTGGACGCCAACCCCGCAGGGCTGGCCTCGGTTCAGCAGCTGCTGGCCGCAGGCATCGAATCGGGAGTGGTGGAGATCGCCCGGAGCCTCATCGAGGAATACGACAGCGCCGAGCGCTTCGATCTGGTGCTGTGCGAGGGGGTGATCCCCGGCCAGCTCGATCCCTCGGCGTTTCTCAGGCGCGTGGCACGCTTCGCCAGGCCCGGAGGCGTGGTGGTGGCCACTTGCGCGGACAGCGTCTCCTATTGCCCGGAGATTCTGCGCAGGGTCATGGCGGACCTCATCGCGCCGCCCACGCTGCCCATGGAGCAGCGCCTGTCTGCCCTGCTCCCGGTCTTCTCGCCGCACCTGGCGACCCTGGAGGGCATGAGTAGGCCGCACGAGGACTGGATCATCGACAACCTGCTCCAGCCGCTCATCGGCAAGTACTTCTCCATCCTGGAGGCCATCGAGGCCCTGCATCCGGAGTTCGACATCCACGGATCCTCGCCGCGCTTCATCACGGACTGGCGCTGGTACAAGTCGCTGCACGCCGACCCGCCGCAGTTCAACCACGCCGCCGCCCTGGCCTGCATGGCCTCCATGCACAACTTCCTGGACCACTCCATCCTGACGGCCCCACGCGATCCGCAGAGCAACAGGCCCATGATGGAAACCTGCGACGCGATCTTCGAGGCGTACCTGGGCTTCCAGAACAGCGCCGACCCGAGCGCCGCCACCGGCATTCTCGCCCTGACCCGCACCCTCTGCGGGCACGTTTGGGAGTTTTCCGAGTCCACCGCCGGGGCCTTCGAGGACTTCGCCCGCTGGCTGGAGACATTCCTCGACACCGGCAGGAACATCGACCACGGACGGTTCGCGCCGCTGTTCGGGCGCGGGCAGCAGTACCTCTCCTTCATCCGGTGCGGGCAGTGA
- a CDS encoding phosphotransferase, which yields MVSADRAESNLLMALTRLGLSGASVAAAGNGGNSRVFLLSLAGGERLAAKVYPAPTAEGRSRLDVEFSALGFLEARGETAVPRPVARDDEAQVGIYEYVLGEPVHQPGEAHLDEMLAFLERLRGYSRLEGAACLPPASASVLRETGEAWEDCPDACPGWGPLSRGTALRFQALLEVEAERSDHGDMLRFVRAELVPALKAFAQGEPVAGPWTLSPSDLGFHNALVRTDGSVCFLDFEYFGRDDPAKMLCDVLLHPGNRMRPAQRTDFVKRTVRLYAQGDPGLAGRLAALYPVAALAWCAIMLNPFLPGHHADPGIAAVRLDAARNMLALARQGISEGDFE from the coding sequence ATGGTGTCGGCTGACCGGGCAGAATCCAACCTTCTGATGGCGCTTACCCGCCTGGGGCTATCCGGCGCGTCTGTTGCAGCGGCGGGAAACGGCGGCAACAGCCGCGTCTTCCTGCTGTCCCTTGCCGGAGGGGAACGGCTGGCGGCCAAGGTGTATCCCGCGCCCACTGCGGAAGGCCGAAGCCGCCTGGATGTGGAGTTTTCCGCCCTGGGCTTCCTGGAGGCGCGCGGCGAGACGGCAGTGCCCAGGCCGGTGGCCAGGGACGACGAGGCCCAGGTCGGCATCTATGAGTACGTCCTCGGTGAGCCCGTGCACCAGCCGGGAGAGGCGCACCTGGACGAGATGCTCGCCTTCCTGGAGAGGCTCCGGGGCTATTCGCGTCTGGAGGGCGCGGCCTGCCTGCCTCCGGCGTCCGCTTCGGTCCTGCGGGAGACCGGGGAGGCCTGGGAGGACTGTCCCGACGCCTGCCCCGGCTGGGGGCCGCTCTCGCGCGGCACAGCCCTGAGGTTCCAGGCACTGCTGGAGGTCGAGGCCGAGCGGAGCGACCACGGAGACATGCTCCGGTTCGTGCGCGCCGAGCTGGTCCCCGCCCTGAAGGCGTTCGCGCAGGGCGAGCCGGTCGCCGGACCCTGGACGCTCAGCCCGTCGGACCTGGGATTTCATAACGCCCTGGTCAGGACGGACGGGTCAGTCTGTTTTCTCGACTTCGAATATTTCGGGCGCGACGACCCGGCCAAGATGCTGTGCGACGTGCTGCTGCACCCCGGAAACCGCATGCGCCCCGCCCAGCGGACGGATTTCGTGAAGCGGACCGTGCGCCTCTACGCGCAGGGCGATCCCGGCCTGGCGGGCAGGCTCGCCGCGCTATACCCGGTGGCTGCCCTTGCCTGGTGCGCCATCATGCTCAATCCGTTCCTGCCCGGCCATCACGCGGACCCCGGCATCGCCGCCGTCCGCCTGGACGCGGCCAGGAACATGCTCGCCCTGGCCCGCCAGGGGATATCTGAAGGAGACTTCGAGTGA
- a CDS encoding WbuC family cupin fold metalloprotein produces MNLRMVNPQVYYAESGLGAADGRMVDFLVEQARANGSGRCRVCFHPGPESLLHGMLIAHLADVYVPPHFHVDKDESLQVVSGAASLVVFDGQGGVSDVLPLGEPGTGRAFSCRIPAGVCHSLIFESDVFVFQEAVTGPFRAGNMVVPAWAPGADDEAGAKAFVGQLITSIKERGAA; encoded by the coding sequence GTGAACCTCAGGATGGTGAACCCGCAGGTCTATTACGCCGAAAGCGGCCTTGGCGCGGCGGACGGGCGCATGGTGGACTTTCTGGTGGAGCAGGCCAGGGCCAACGGGTCGGGCCGGTGCCGGGTCTGTTTTCATCCCGGCCCGGAGAGCCTGCTGCACGGGATGCTCATCGCGCACCTGGCGGACGTGTACGTGCCGCCCCATTTCCATGTGGACAAGGACGAGTCGCTGCAGGTGGTCTCCGGGGCGGCCAGCCTTGTGGTGTTCGACGGGCAGGGCGGGGTCTCGGACGTTTTGCCTCTGGGCGAGCCGGGCACGGGGCGGGCGTTCTCCTGCCGGATTCCGGCTGGCGTCTGCCACAGCCTTATTTTTGAATCGGACGTGTTCGTGTTTCAGGAAGCCGTCACCGGTCCGTTCCGCGCCGGGAACATGGTCGTTCCGGCTTGGGCTCCAGGCGCGGACGACGAGGCCGGGGCGAAGGCGTTCGTCGGGCAACTCATCACAAGTATCAAGGAGCGGGGGGCCGCGTGA
- a CDS encoding class I SAM-dependent methyltransferase — MGELVSIVTPLHTRTRRNYLERMSPEKPECMRVAKRYGQDYWDGDRRFGYGGHSYDGRWAPVARALVERYGLHVGSGVLDVGCGKGYLLYELSLLLPGARLAGLDVSSYALENAKPEIRDSLRLHDAAQPLPYRDGEFDLALSVMTLFNLPPRTAHGALGELSRVARDGYVVLESFRDEAELTNLQCWALTCETFMAPEDWVWFFGQSGYRGDYEFIYFE, encoded by the coding sequence ATGGGCGAACTGGTCTCCATCGTCACCCCGCTGCACACCCGCACCCGGCGCAACTATCTGGAGCGCATGTCTCCAGAAAAGCCCGAGTGCATGCGCGTGGCCAAGCGCTACGGGCAGGACTACTGGGACGGCGACCGCCGCTTCGGGTACGGCGGCCACTCCTACGATGGCCGCTGGGCTCCCGTGGCCAGGGCGCTGGTGGAGCGCTACGGGCTCCACGTCGGTTCCGGCGTGCTCGACGTGGGGTGCGGCAAGGGCTACCTGCTCTACGAATTGAGCCTCCTGCTGCCGGGGGCGCGCCTGGCCGGTCTGGACGTCTCGTCCTACGCCCTGGAAAACGCCAAGCCGGAGATCAGGGACTCGCTGCGCCTGCACGACGCCGCCCAGCCGCTGCCGTACCGGGACGGGGAGTTCGACCTGGCCCTGTCGGTCATGACGCTTTTCAACCTCCCCCCGCGCACGGCGCACGGCGCGCTCGGCGAATTGTCGCGGGTCGCGCGGGACGGGTATGTGGTGCTGGAGAGTTTCCGCGACGAGGCGGAGCTGACCAACCTCCAGTGCTGGGCATTGACCTGCGAGACGTTCATGGCCCCGGAGGACTGGGTATGGTTCTTCGGCCAGAGCGGATATCGCGGCGATTACGAATTCATCTACTTCGAGTAA